In Castor canadensis chromosome 6, mCasCan1.hap1v2, whole genome shotgun sequence, the genomic window CCTCCCTCAGCGCCTCCCCACTCCCAGTTGCACACACCCCAGGGATCCTGGTCCTACCCCAAACCAACAAGGTTATTtcaggtgagagaaagagaaacttaaGGTCAGTACAGCAAGTATCACCAAGCACGGGTGGGAACAGGGAAATGGGATCTGAGAGGGTTGTGGAGTGTTGGTGACAGGGAGGTAAACCCATCTGCAAGAATAACAGGGTGAGGGAGATTAGCACCCCCAAGAGTAGTGAGCAGTAACTCTCTAGGAATCCCTGTGGGGAGTGTCAGTGCAGTGACACACAGGCAGGGTGGCCCAGACTCAGGCCCAGTGAGGCAGGTATGAGGACCTAGGGTACACCTGTTTCTGTGTGAGCTCAGTGGCCCTTGCCTCATGCATTCCTCTGTCACCCTAGCATTACCTGACATGCTTCAGTGGCACCATTGCTGTGCCCTTCCTCTTGGCGGAGGCGCTGTGTGTGGGCCACGACCAGTACATGATCAGTCAGCTCATCGGCACCATCTTCGCATGCGTGGGTGTCACTACTCTTATCCAGACCACACTGGGTATCCGGTGAGCTGCCCGTCCCCATTCACAAGTGTGTGTGGCACATACACACAGGAGTGCACAGGCATGTGCACTGTGACCCATGGGGCAGGAACAGGTGGGCTCAAAAGCTCAGGGGACTTTTAtggaacaaaaaaaattcaaaccccCATCTGCTGCTCCTATCCCCAGGCCAACCTTACAGCTAGGCAGCTGGGCCCTTCAATCCAGGGGGTCCTGCTCTGGGGCTCCTCAAAGATAAGGAGTCTGCAGGTGCAAGGGAATGTGCCCTACCCTAAATGCTCAAGACCACCCTCTTCCCTGTCTGCACTCTGAAATGGCCAGCAGGCCTGGGGAGCTCCTAGTCCCATGTGAACATCCCTAGCCTGGGTGGTAAAAAGGATGGTTGTTTGAGTGGTGGGGAAGAGGACAGTGGTGAGCAGAGCACAGACACCAAAACTGAGCCTTCTGCTCCTCATGGTGGGGAACTGGTGTGCAGCTCCAAGACAAGGGCCAGCTTTTGAGCTGGAGCAGCCATTTGTTTGTTCTTGCCCCCTGGAAATGTTAGACAGTCCTGCCTGGATCTTCAATGACTTTCCTCTGCCCTGCCACTACCCGTGCCCGTGTCTCTGTCTGCTCTCTATGCCCCTTCCTCCCAGTCTCCCTGTCTCTATCCCCACCAACCCTGTCACCCCTGCTGCTCGGCGATTGTCTTTTAGGTTGCCGCTGTTCCAGGCCAGTGCCTTTGCATTTCTGGTTCCAGTCAGAGCCATCCTAGCCCTGGATAGATGGAAATGCCCCCCTGAAGGTGGGCATATTTTGGGGGTCTGGGCTGGAGGAGAGGGGAGGCCCAGGGGCTTGAAGGTCTGGGCAACTGTCTCAAGTTCAGACACCAGGGTATATTCATGGAAGTATCTTCTATCCTACTCTGTCTCTTGTTTGTGTGTACCTGTCTTTGTCCCCAGAGGATATCTATGGTAATTGGAGTCTGCCTCTGAACACCTCTCATATCTGGCAACCTCGGATGAGAGAGGTAGGTAGGAGAGGCCTGAGGAGGGGCTAGATGGGAGTGAAGACCACTGCTCAGTTGTGTGATTCAACTGTTATCCTGATAGTGGACATAGTGACTTATAGCTGATTTTTTGCCCTTTTAGATCCAGGGTGCGATCATGGTGTCCAGCACAGTGGAGGTGGTGATCGGGCTGATGGGGCTGCCTGGAGCCCTGCTCAACTATATAGGGCCTCTCACAGTCACCCCCACTGTCTCCCTCATTGGCCTTTCTGTCTTCCAAGCTGCTGGTGACCGAGCTGGCTCCCACTGGGGCATCTCAGCTTGGTGAGAGGCACCAGACCTGATCCCTGCCTACTCCCTGTACCTGCAACCCTTGcatgttctgccctctttgtCCTGGATCCTGGTACCAGCCTGGCCTACCAGCCACATCTTCCTTTTGCCTCTGTCCTCAGCTCCATTCTCCTGATCATCCTCTTCTCCCAGTACCTGCGCAACCTCACCTTACTGTTCCCTGTGTACCGCTGGGGCAAGGGCCTCACTTTCTTCCGCATCCAGATCTTCAAGATGTTTCCGGTAAAGAACTGGAAGGCGGCTGGGGCTGGGACGCAGACAGGGACTGGTCCTGTGCCCAGGGCAAGGGTATGGACAGCATGGGAGCCTGAGAGATGAGGTGCGGCCAGAGGCTGGAACAGGTGTTGGGGCTGGAGTGTGGATGACAGTGGGGGACTCAAGCGGGGGTCTGGGCTGGAGCTGAGTAGAGACAGGTCAGTGTGGTCAGAGACCTCCAGCCCCTACAGTGCGCCCCTCACCCTACTTGCTTCAGATTGTGCTGGCCATCATGACTGTGTGGCTGCTCTGCTATGTGCTGACCCTGACAGATGTGCTGCCCTCAGACCCAGCAGCCTATGGCTTCCATGCACGAACTGATGCCCGAGGGGACATCATGAGTATTTCTCCCTGGATCCGAATCCCCTACCCAGGTAAGCAACTCCCTCAGATCCCTCTGCCTCCAACTGTACCTGAGAGACCCCTGGTGACCTCAATTCAGTTGACAACACAAATAGCATTAGCCACATATTTATAGCATGCAGAATAGTTTTACTCAGACAATGCCTTACTCCAGGTCCAAATAAGCTCCCATAACTGAGCAGCTCCCATTGCAGCTCAAGACCCCTACCAGCCCCCTTCTGGTTCAAGAACTCCCCTGTCCATTCCCCACGCACCACAGACTCCTCACTGTATCcatcctcctctcttctcccaaTCCAGGTCAGTGGGGTCTTCCCACAGTGACTGTGGCTGCTGTCCTGGGAATGTTCAGTGCCACACTGGCAGGCATCATTGAATCCATTGGTGATTACTATGCTTGTGCCCGCCTGGCTGGCGCACCACCCCCTCCAGTACATGCTATCAATAGGTATGCTCACTTGCTCTCCCCCACATCTGATCCCTGGGGGGCCACTCAGGGAACAAATGTAGGGATGGGGATGAGTTTTAGACAAGTAGGCTTGGGCAAGTCACTCACACTTCCTGACCTTGTTTTCCTTGCTTCTGGAATAGGGAGGCCCTTATCACTTACTACATGATTGTTGGGAATAGCTAAGTAGATAAATGGAGTCCCAGGGAAACCACAGTCATTGACAACCTTCCATGtaccagtttgtttgtttgttttgacactggggcttgaactaagagcctacaccttaagccacttcaccagcccttttctgtgatgggtttgttCGAGACAGTCTCCCGAACTattcgcctgggctggctttgaactgagagcctcctgatctctgcctcctgaggagctaggattacaggcatgagccaccagcgcccagctgtgCCAGCATTCCAGTGCTCCTCTCATGCAACCTGATATCCGTTCTGTGAGACAGGGACCCTTATAGCCCCACTGTACAGATGAGGACATTGAAGCCCACAAGTGCCTAAGGGAGTAAGTGCCAGGGCACTGGAAGTCGCACTGAACTAGCGCTCTTACTACGGCTTCTGACTCCCAGACTTCTCTCTGGTCTGGAGTGTGGAGTACTACGGACCGATAGTGGCAGCCGGCACAGTCTTAGAAGGGCAGGCAGCCGACGTGGGCAACGGAGGACACAAGCTGATGAAGAGGCTGGACCAagaccctcattcaccctttcatTACAGGGGCATCTTCATCGAAGGCATCTGTTGCATTATCGCCGGGCTTTTGGGCACAGGCAACGGGTCCACCTCATCCAGTCCCAATATTGGCGTCCTAGGGATTACTAAGGTGCCCCGCGACAAGCCAGAGCAGCACAAAGTCCCATTTGGGTTCCCAGTGTCTCAGGCCCCGCCCCAAAGCCAGTCCCGGCTTTGGCCTAGCCCTGCCCTGTCTTTGAGAGGCTTCGCCCCCGCATCAAGCCCCAGTCCATACGGGCCTAGTGTCTTCGGCAGCCCCGCCCCCGTAACTCCCCCCCCCCGCCGCAGCCCCAGCCCCGCCCCCGTAACTCGCCCCCCCTCCCGCCGCTGCTCCAGCCCCGCCCCTTTCTTTGCAGGTGGGCAGCCGGCGCGTGGTGCAGTACGGCGCGGCTATCATGCTGGTCCTGGGGACCATCGGCAAGTTCACAGCCCTCTTCGCCTCGCTCCCTGACCCTATTCTGGGGGGCATGTTCTGCACCCTCTTCGGTGAGTGCCCGGCGCGGGCCCGAGGAAGCGGTACGGGTCGCTGAATGGTGGCCTCACCCAGCCGCGCAGCATCTGTAGCGGTTCTCCTGTGCCCGCAGGCATGATTACCGCAGTTGGACTGTCCAACCTGCAGTTCGTAGACATGAACTCCTCCCGCAACCTCTTTGTGCTCGGATTTTCCATGTTCTTCGGACTCACCCTGCCCAATTACCTGGACTCCAACCCCGGCGCCATCAATACAGGTGCCTTCTGGCTGTCGACTGTCTCCGGAGGTGGGGCAGGTGGGTGGGCTCAAGACTGAGCACgcgggctgggagtgtagctcagtggtagagcgcgtGTCTAGCACGCGCGCGTGCAAGTTCagtccccagtcccacaaaacaaaaaccaaaccaatctCTAAGCACAGCCTCCTCCCTTAGAGGCTCTACACAGGTCGAGCCACAGAGCCTTCCCAACTCTGGGTGTTAATCAGCAGCAGAGTGGCTAATTACTAACTGTCCTTTGCTAAAACACTTTGTGGACAGAAAGTTTTACATGTGCTCATTTAAATTTCATAACACCTCTATAAGACAGACACTGTTATCATCTCCATCTTACAGAGGAggaacctgaggctcagagaggctaggTGGTATGTCCTAAATCAGTAACTGGCAACTGGAATTGAACACAAGGATGGGAAGTACAGATATGTGCAAGTTAAGCCCTTAACCAAGGTTGCACAAGTGAGAAGTCCCTAAGCTCTAGGCAACATCCATTGGCCCTTGGCCTACTCCACAGGCATTCCTGAAGTGGACCAGATTCTGACTGTGCTGCTGACCACGGAGATGTTTGTGGGCGGGTTCCTTGCTTTCCTACTGGACAACACAGTGCCAGGTATGGGTCAGCTCTGGGAGGGAAGGCAGAAATAGGCTGGACTCCAGCAACTGGTCCTGTGAATGGTTGTGACTAGATCTGATGCCATGCAGGTCTGCAAGGAGCAGATAGGCTGGTGGAATGCCCATGGCTGGGAGGACAAACAGAGGCAGACATGCCTCCTATGTCTTGAAGAGGGTGAGGCCATGAGAATTATTTCTGGGTCCTGGAAGTAATttcctagactttttttttggtggtactagggtttgaactcaggaccttgaacttgccaggcattctgccacttgtgCCACGTTGCCAGCCCtttgtt contains:
- the Slc23a1 gene encoding solute carrier family 23 member 1 isoform X1, producing MKLLESHAACDFSLACVPPGHGHSKLRRASHTCVLQMKAQEDPEGQIQHDSPGSAGTSTRDPHLSKPSEPQFDMLYKIEDVPPWYLCILLGFQHYLTCFSGTIAVPFLLAEALCVGHDQYMISQLIGTIFACVGVTTLIQTTLGIRLPLFQASAFAFLVPVRAILALDRWKCPPEEDIYGNWSLPLNTSHIWQPRMREIQGAIMVSSTVEVVIGLMGLPGALLNYIGPLTVTPTVSLIGLSVFQAAGDRAGSHWGISACSILLIILFSQYLRNLTLLFPVYRWGKGLTFFRIQIFKMFPIVLAIMTVWLLCYVLTLTDVLPSDPAAYGFHARTDARGDIMSISPWIRIPYPGQWGLPTVTVAAVLGMFSATLAGIIESIGDYYACARLAGAPPPPVHAINRGIFIEGICCIIAGLLGTGNGSTSSSPNIGVLGITKVGSRRVVQYGAAIMLVLGTIGKFTALFASLPDPILGGMFCTLFGMITAVGLSNLQFVDMNSSRNLFVLGFSMFFGLTLPNYLDSNPGAINTGAFWLSTVSGGGAGIPEVDQILTVLLTTEMFVGGFLAFLLDNTVPGSPEERGLIQWQAGAHANSETSAILKSYDFPIGMAIVKRIAFLKYIPICPVFKGFSTRSRKQPSVPQDTPENTETGSVCTKV
- the Slc23a1 gene encoding solute carrier family 23 member 1 isoform X2: MKLLESHAACDFSLACVPPGHGHSKLRRASHTCVLQMKAQEDPEGQIQHDSPGSAGTSTRDPHLSKPSEPQFDMLYKIEDVPPWYLCILLGFQHYLTCFSGTIAVPFLLAEALCVGHDQYMISQLIGTIFACVGVTTLIQTTLGIRLPLFQASAFAFLVPVRAILALDRWKCPPEEDIYGNWSLPLNTSHIWQPRMREIQGAIMVSSTVEVVIGLMGLPGALLNYIGPLTVTPTVSLIGLSVFQAAGDRAGSHWGISACSILLIILFSQYLRNLTLLFPVYRWGKGLTFFRIQIFKMFPIVLAIMTVWLLCYVLTLTDVLPSDPAAYGFHARTDARGDIMSISPWIRIPYPGQWGLPTVTVAAVLGMFSATLAGIIESIGDYYACARLAGAPPPPVHAINRGIFIEGICCIIAGLLGTGNGSTSSSPNIGVLGITKVGSRRVVQYGAAIMLVLGTIGKFTALFASLPDPILGGMFCTLFGMITAVGLSNLQFVDMNSSRNLFVLGFSMFFGLTLPNYLDSNPGAINTGIPEVDQILTVLLTTEMFVGGFLAFLLDNTVPGSPEERGLIQWQAGAHANSETSAILKSYDFPIGMAIVKRIAFLKYIPICPVFKGFSTRSRKQPSVPQDTPENTETGSVCTKV
- the Slc23a1 gene encoding solute carrier family 23 member 1 isoform X3 translates to MNRGRSQAQSCGMKLLESHAACDFSLACVPPGHGHSKLRRASHTCVLQMKAQEDPEGQIQHDSPGSAGTSTRDPHLSKPSEPQFDMLYKIEDVPPWYLCILLGFQHYLTCFSGTIAVPFLLAEALCVGHDQYMISQLIGTIFACVGVTTLIQTTLGIRLPLFQASAFAFLVPVRAILALDRWKCPPEEDIYGNWSLPLNTSHIWQPRMREIQGAIMVSSTVEVVIGLMGLPGALLNYIGPLTVTPTVSLIGLSVFQAAGDRAGSHWGISACSILLIILFSQYLRNLTLLFPVYRWGKGLTFFRIQIFKMFPIVLAIMTVWLLCYVLTLTDVLPSDPAAYGFHARTDARGDIMSISPWIRIPYPGQWGLPTVTVAAVLGMFSATLAGIIESIGDYYACARLAGAPPPPVHAINRGIFIEGICCIIAGLLGTGNGSTSSSPNIGVLGITKVGSRRVVQYGAAIMLVLGTIGKFTALFASLPDPILGGMFCTLFGMITAVGLSNLQFVDMNSSRNLFVLGFSMFFGLTLPNYLDSNPGAINTGAFWLSTVSGGGAGIPEVDQILTVLLTTEMFVGGFLAFLLDNTVPGSPEERGLIQWQAGAHANIFKGFSTRSRKQPSVPQDTPENTETGSVCTKV
- the Slc23a1 gene encoding solute carrier family 23 member 1 isoform X5 — protein: MKAQEDPEGQIQHDSPGSAGTSTRDPHLSKPSEPQFDMLYKIEDVPPWYLCILLGFQHYLTCFSGTIAVPFLLAEALCVGHDQYMISQLIGTIFACVGVTTLIQTTLGIRLPLFQASAFAFLVPVRAILALDRWKCPPEEDIYGNWSLPLNTSHIWQPRMREIQGAIMVSSTVEVVIGLMGLPGALLNYIGPLTVTPTVSLIGLSVFQAAGDRAGSHWGISACSILLIILFSQYLRNLTLLFPVYRWGKGLTFFRIQIFKMFPIVLAIMTVWLLCYVLTLTDVLPSDPAAYGFHARTDARGDIMSISPWIRIPYPGQWGLPTVTVAAVLGMFSATLAGIIESIGDYYACARLAGAPPPPVHAINRGIFIEGICCIIAGLLGTGNGSTSSSPNIGVLGITKVGSRRVVQYGAAIMLVLGTIGKFTALFASLPDPILGGMFCTLFGMITAVGLSNLQFVDMNSSRNLFVLGFSMFFGLTLPNYLDSNPGAINTGAFWLSTVSGGGAGIPEVDQILTVLLTTEMFVGGFLAFLLDNTVPGSPEERGLIQWQAGAHANSETSAILKSYDFPIGMAIVKRIAFLKYIPICPVFKGFSTRSRKQPSVPQDTPENTETGSVCTKV
- the Slc23a1 gene encoding solute carrier family 23 member 1 isoform X4 gives rise to the protein MGSASCMGECSVFIPSGSNHDSPGSAGTSTRDPHLSKPSEPQFDMLYKIEDVPPWYLCILLGFQHYLTCFSGTIAVPFLLAEALCVGHDQYMISQLIGTIFACVGVTTLIQTTLGIRLPLFQASAFAFLVPVRAILALDRWKCPPEEDIYGNWSLPLNTSHIWQPRMREIQGAIMVSSTVEVVIGLMGLPGALLNYIGPLTVTPTVSLIGLSVFQAAGDRAGSHWGISACSILLIILFSQYLRNLTLLFPVYRWGKGLTFFRIQIFKMFPIVLAIMTVWLLCYVLTLTDVLPSDPAAYGFHARTDARGDIMSISPWIRIPYPGQWGLPTVTVAAVLGMFSATLAGIIESIGDYYACARLAGAPPPPVHAINRGIFIEGICCIIAGLLGTGNGSTSSSPNIGVLGITKVGSRRVVQYGAAIMLVLGTIGKFTALFASLPDPILGGMFCTLFGMITAVGLSNLQFVDMNSSRNLFVLGFSMFFGLTLPNYLDSNPGAINTGAFWLSTVSGGGAGIPEVDQILTVLLTTEMFVGGFLAFLLDNTVPGSPEERGLIQWQAGAHANSETSAILKSYDFPIGMAIVKRIAFLKYIPICPVFKGFSTRSRKQPSVPQDTPENTETGSVCTKV